One window from the genome of Deinococcus apachensis DSM 19763 encodes:
- a CDS encoding NUDIX hydrolase yields MGRRDLLVAAGVLRDRFGRVLLVGNDWQGLGRVRHTLPGGVVEPGETLLEALYREIAEETGLKLTGIKHMAYTVHIEDERRGERAIAVAFEATWEGLLNPSDPDGFIVEARFCAPDEAVELLESPPMREPLSDYLRTGEPGRFYAFKGWDGRGGLRVPPLKTESSPR; encoded by the coding sequence ATGGGTCGGCGTGACCTCCTGGTGGCCGCGGGCGTCCTGCGAGACCGCTTCGGGCGGGTGCTGCTCGTGGGCAACGACTGGCAGGGCCTGGGGCGGGTGCGCCACACCCTGCCCGGCGGCGTGGTCGAACCCGGCGAGACGTTGCTCGAAGCCCTCTACCGCGAGATCGCCGAGGAGACGGGCCTCAAGCTTACCGGCATCAAGCACATGGCCTACACCGTGCATATCGAGGACGAGCGCCGGGGCGAACGCGCCATCGCCGTCGCCTTCGAGGCGACCTGGGAGGGCCTTCTGAACCCCTCCGACCCCGACGGCTTCATCGTGGAGGCGCGCTTCTGTGCCCCCGATGAGGCCGTCGAGTTGCTGGAATCCCCGCCCATGCGCGAGCCCCTGAGCGACTACCTGCGGACGGGCGAGCCGGGCCGCTTCTACGCCTTCAAGGGTTGGGACGGGCGCGGCGGGCTGCGGGTGCCGCCCTTGAAGACGGAATCCTCACCCCGCTGA
- a CDS encoding anti-sigma factor domain-containing protein: MTTNPEQLTAYALGILSPEEEAQVRAALEASPELRAQLQAEQETLTALVESLPEVEPPPGAEDRLLARLAAEREASLPAVTPIAPPAPARRRTPWVPLAALGLAAALALVFVLRPNPDPLQQYARTPGATTQAVTANGTDLGQLVRLPDGRAYLHLNRPADAGRVYQMWRIQAGTPVSLGVFEGQGFLLTGLPPGATVAVSVEPPGGSPQPTTTPILVQNL; the protein is encoded by the coding sequence ATGACCACCAACCCGGAGCAACTGACCGCCTATGCCCTGGGCATCCTGTCCCCCGAGGAGGAGGCCCAGGTGAGGGCCGCCCTGGAGGCCAGCCCCGAACTGCGCGCCCAGCTCCAGGCCGAACAGGAGACGCTGACCGCCCTGGTGGAGTCCCTGCCCGAGGTGGAACCCCCGCCCGGCGCGGAGGATCGCCTGCTCGCCCGCCTGGCCGCCGAGCGGGAGGCTTCCCTCCCTGCTGTGACCCCCATCGCGCCGCCCGCTCCGGCGCGTCGCCGCACCCCCTGGGTCCCCCTGGCCGCCCTGGGCCTGGCCGCCGCGCTCGCCCTGGTGTTCGTGCTGCGGCCCAACCCCGATCCCTTGCAGCAGTACGCCCGTACTCCCGGCGCCACCACGCAGGCGGTCACGGCGAACGGCACCGACCTCGGGCAGCTCGTGCGGCTGCCCGATGGCCGCGCCTATCTGCACCTGAACCGGCCCGCCGACGCCGGGCGCGTGTATCAGATGTGGCGCATCCAGGCGGGCACGCCCGTCTCACTTGGGGTGTTCGAGGGCCAGGGCTTCCTGCTCACTGGTCTGCCGCCCGGCGCGACCGTCGCCGTGAGTGTCGAGCCGCCCGGAGGGAGCCCCCAGCCCACGACGACGCCGATCCTGGTGCAGAACCTGTAA
- a CDS encoding RNA polymerase sigma factor, whose amino-acid sequence MAADPPPVQEPTDEALIRGMAAGQEEALRELHRRHARLLYSLGHRMLRQRDDVESCVQDAFMNAWRHAARFDPSRASVKTWLVSIAHHRFLQELRDRPDVALELEEWDAPVQATDPTDRVLASRAVQVLDRAQRELVELAYYRGYSHSELAAMTGLPIGTVKSRLRAALERMRGHLAGPDTLEGGERA is encoded by the coding sequence ATGGCAGCCGACCCCCCACCCGTTCAGGAGCCGACCGACGAGGCGCTCATCCGGGGTATGGCCGCCGGGCAGGAGGAGGCGTTGCGGGAACTGCACCGCCGCCACGCCCGGCTGCTCTACTCCCTCGGCCACCGCATGCTGCGCCAGCGCGACGACGTGGAATCCTGCGTGCAGGACGCCTTTATGAACGCCTGGCGGCACGCGGCCCGCTTCGACCCCTCGCGCGCCAGCGTCAAGACCTGGCTCGTGAGCATCGCGCACCACCGCTTCCTGCAGGAACTGCGCGACCGGCCCGACGTGGCCCTGGAGCTGGAGGAGTGGGACGCGCCCGTGCAGGCGACTGACCCCACCGACCGTGTCCTGGCAAGTCGCGCGGTGCAGGTGCTGGACAGGGCGCAGCGCGAGCTGGTTGAACTCGCCTACTACCGCGGCTACTCTCACTCGGAGCTGGCGGCCATGACCGGGCTGCCCATCGGCACCGTGAAATCCCGGCTGCGCGCCGCCCTGGAGAGGATGCGCGGCCACCTGGCGGGACCGGACACCTTGGAAGGAGGTGAGCGCGCATGA
- a CDS encoding Sec-independent protein translocase subunit TatA/TatB translates to MPNIGVPELLVILIVALIVFGPRKLPELGKSLGQGLREFRKSTSTVTDDLRRGLDTPAQDVPVAAIPAVQAVPTAEQPPRA, encoded by the coding sequence ATGCCCAACATCGGTGTCCCGGAACTGCTCGTTATCCTGATCGTCGCGCTCATCGTGTTCGGCCCACGCAAGCTGCCGGAACTCGGCAAGAGCCTGGGCCAGGGCCTGCGTGAGTTTCGCAAGTCCACGAGCACGGTGACCGACGACCTGCGCCGTGGCCTTGACACCCCCGCTCAGGACGTGCCCGTGGCGGCTATCCCCGCCGTTCAGGCGGTGCCCACCGCCGAGCAGCCCCCGCGGGCCTGA
- a CDS encoding RluA family pseudouridine synthase, translated as MGEGDSTLPAVSDAALNLTATPGRLDAVLAELVGASRSQVAGWIEGGHVQVGGVVVQKASLKLKGGEALTVQVPPPPDATVAPETVPLDVLYEDASLIAVNKPPGMVTHPAPGVTSGTLVNALLGRMSLPEQPGATGPDGHRPGIVHRLDKDTSGVIVVAKTVEAHARLAAAFKDRDTRKIYLAIAAGTWRAEGPVNVNAPIGRHPTARQRMTVGGVGAREAQTRFTPLSAHPDGHGRTLALVRAQPRTGRTHQIRVHLSHLGSPILGDPVYGRESQAIGRHALHAQFLTLPHPVTGEALHLHAPVPEDMLSAWVALGGTVPEDLEVLPA; from the coding sequence ATGGGGGAAGGGGACAGTACACTGCCCGCCGTGAGTGACGCCGCCCTCAACCTGACCGCCACGCCGGGCCGCCTGGACGCCGTGCTGGCCGAGTTGGTGGGGGCGAGCCGTTCCCAGGTGGCCGGGTGGATCGAGGGTGGACATGTGCAGGTGGGAGGCGTGGTCGTCCAGAAGGCCAGCCTGAAGCTGAAAGGGGGCGAGGCGCTGACGGTGCAGGTTCCCCCACCCCCGGACGCCACCGTCGCGCCGGAAACAGTCCCCCTCGACGTGCTGTACGAGGACGCTTCCCTCATCGCCGTGAACAAGCCGCCCGGGATGGTCACCCACCCGGCCCCCGGGGTGACCTCCGGCACGCTGGTGAATGCGCTGCTGGGCCGCATGAGCCTCCCCGAACAGCCGGGCGCGACAGGTCCCGACGGCCACCGCCCCGGCATCGTCCACCGACTGGACAAGGACACCAGCGGCGTGATCGTGGTCGCCAAGACGGTGGAGGCCCACGCCCGGCTCGCCGCCGCCTTCAAGGACCGCGATACGCGCAAGATTTACCTCGCCATCGCTGCCGGAACGTGGCGGGCGGAGGGGCCGGTGAACGTGAACGCTCCTATCGGTCGCCACCCCACTGCCCGGCAACGGATGACCGTTGGGGGCGTGGGAGCCCGTGAGGCGCAGACCCGCTTCACGCCGTTATCCGCGCATCCTGACGGGCACGGGCGCACGCTGGCCCTCGTCCGCGCGCAACCACGCACCGGCCGGACACACCAGATTCGCGTCCACCTCTCGCACCTGGGCAGCCCGATCCTGGGCGACCCCGTCTATGGCCGCGAGAGCCAGGCTATTGGACGTCATGCGCTGCACGCACAGTTCCTGACTCTCCCCCACCCCGTGACGGGCGAGGCGCTGCACCTGCACGCCCCCGTGCCTGAGGACATGTTGAGCGCCTGGGTGGCGCTGGGGGGGACAGTTCCGGAGGACTTGGAAGTGCTGCCCGCGTAA
- a CDS encoding DEAD/DEAH box RNA helicase codes for MNFDQLIAPELAARLAERGIVEASSIQAESLPHTLAGKDLIGRARTGTGKTLAFALPIIQNLEPSRERGRLPRAIVLAPTRELAKQVAEEFSKSGQHLATVTVYGGASYGPQESALRRGVDVVVGTPGRIIDHLERGNLDLSAIEYTVLDEADEMLSVGFADAIETILQKTPETRQTMLFSATLNDDIRRIARKYLREPVTVDMVGEGRSQAAQSVEHLKVKVGRTRTRVLADLLTVYNPEKAIVFTRTKREADELANELIHRGIESEALHGDLAQSQRERALGAFRAGRVGVLVATDVAARGLDIPEVDLVVQYHLPQDHESYIHRSGRTGRAGRTGTAIVMYGDRENRELRNLEYRTGVQFKERTLPTPKEVQAASAGASADLVRKVDSGVASTFQAEAERLFSELGLEALARALAKISGVTEPVKAASLLSGEEGMTTLILHAERLSVARAVAVIARNSDVDTRRLGKVRQWRGGAVADVPSEYVEKLLAASPLEGEVGVEVAQELPELFEAPSREGRQGGNYGGGRGYRDRDEGGNRGNRGGGYQGNRSGQGRWSRDRDGGDRGERRREDYADREFVPSGR; via the coding sequence ATGAACTTTGATCAACTGATCGCGCCCGAACTCGCGGCGCGTCTCGCCGAACGCGGCATCGTCGAAGCCAGCTCTATCCAGGCCGAAAGCCTGCCCCACACCCTTGCCGGGAAGGACCTGATCGGCCGCGCCCGCACGGGGACGGGCAAGACGCTGGCCTTCGCGCTGCCCATCATCCAGAACCTGGAGCCCAGCCGCGAGCGGGGGCGCTTGCCGCGCGCCATCGTTCTGGCGCCCACCCGCGAGCTTGCCAAGCAAGTTGCGGAGGAATTCTCCAAGAGCGGCCAGCATCTCGCCACCGTCACCGTGTACGGCGGCGCGAGCTACGGCCCGCAGGAGAGTGCCCTGCGCCGCGGCGTGGACGTGGTCGTCGGCACCCCCGGCCGCATCATCGATCACCTGGAGCGTGGGAACCTCGACCTGAGCGCCATCGAGTACACCGTTCTCGACGAGGCGGACGAGATGCTGAGCGTGGGTTTTGCCGACGCCATCGAGACCATCCTCCAGAAGACCCCCGAGACGCGGCAGACGATGCTCTTCAGCGCCACGCTGAACGACGACATCCGCCGCATTGCGCGCAAGTACCTGCGCGAGCCCGTCACCGTGGACATGGTGGGCGAGGGCCGCAGCCAGGCCGCCCAGAGCGTCGAACACCTCAAGGTGAAGGTGGGCCGCACCCGCACCCGTGTGCTGGCCGACCTGCTCACCGTGTACAACCCCGAGAAGGCCATCGTCTTCACCCGCACCAAGCGCGAGGCGGACGAGCTGGCGAACGAGTTGATCCACCGCGGCATCGAGTCCGAGGCGCTGCACGGCGACCTGGCGCAGAGCCAGCGGGAGCGGGCGCTGGGGGCCTTCCGTGCCGGACGAGTCGGCGTGCTCGTCGCCACCGACGTGGCGGCGCGCGGGCTGGACATTCCTGAAGTCGACCTGGTGGTGCAGTACCACCTGCCGCAGGACCACGAGAGCTACATCCACCGCTCGGGCCGCACCGGGCGCGCCGGGCGCACCGGCACCGCCATCGTGATGTACGGCGACCGCGAGAACCGCGAGCTGCGGAACCTGGAGTACCGCACGGGCGTGCAGTTCAAGGAACGGACCCTGCCCACCCCCAAGGAAGTGCAGGCCGCGAGCGCCGGGGCGAGCGCCGACCTCGTCCGCAAGGTGGACAGCGGTGTCGCCAGCACCTTCCAGGCCGAGGCCGAGCGGCTGTTCAGCGAGCTGGGCCTGGAGGCCCTGGCCCGGGCGCTGGCCAAGATCAGCGGCGTGACCGAGCCTGTCAAGGCCGCCAGCCTGCTGAGCGGTGAGGAGGGCATGACCACCCTGATCCTGCATGCCGAGCGCCTGAGCGTGGCCCGCGCTGTTGCGGTGATCGCCCGCAACAGCGACGTGGACACCCGCCGCCTGGGCAAGGTGCGCCAGTGGCGCGGCGGCGCCGTGGCCGACGTGCCCAGCGAGTACGTCGAGAAGCTCCTCGCCGCGAGCCCGCTGGAGGGCGAGGTGGGCGTGGAAGTCGCCCAGGAACTCCCCGAACTGTTCGAGGCCCCGAGCCGCGAGGGCCGTCAGGGTGGCAATTACGGCGGTGGACGCGGCTACCGTGACCGCGACGAGGGCGGCAACCGGGGCAACCGGGGTGGTGGCTACCAGGGCAACCGGAGTGGTCAGGGCCGCTGGAGCCGCGACCGCGACGGTGGTGATCGGGGCGAGCGCCGCCGCGAAGACTACGCCGACCGCGAGTTCGTGCCGAGCGGACGTTAA
- a CDS encoding nucleotidyltransferase domain-containing protein gives MNSLTGSGLPEARDAFLSALAEKTRGDTRLRAAWLEGSMGRGTADRYSDIDLHVLLPEVALPAFRGEVAEWLGDLSPLVVVNQLFGGQMVNALTVDGLRVDLWPHPGEHVELSPSRVRILHAAPGAITLGGDLPTPPPEVTAGHLLGLIREFWRCITLLPAVLGREERLVAVQGLAVELGLVTDLLVTGSGAVRDRGVKHLNAFLPVDVRQDLEATLLPADLSAQALADAHLRLARVVQEQGRSLAGRWGFTYPTELEHAALSYAAQELERLGVAVNVVRLS, from the coding sequence GTGAACTCCCTCACGGGTTCCGGGCTTCCAGAGGCGAGAGACGCGTTTCTCTCCGCACTGGCCGAGAAAACCCGGGGGGACACGCGCCTCCGCGCCGCCTGGCTGGAGGGCAGTATGGGAAGGGGTACGGCTGACCGTTACTCCGATATCGACCTGCATGTGCTGCTGCCTGAAGTCGCGCTGCCCGCCTTTCGAGGGGAGGTGGCAGAGTGGCTGGGCGACCTGAGCCCACTGGTGGTAGTCAATCAACTCTTCGGGGGCCAGATGGTCAACGCGCTGACTGTGGACGGCCTGCGGGTGGACCTGTGGCCGCATCCCGGGGAACATGTGGAGCTTTCCCCCTCCCGGGTCCGCATCCTGCACGCCGCACCCGGCGCCATCACGCTGGGGGGCGACCTCCCCACACCCCCACCCGAGGTGACCGCCGGGCACCTGCTGGGGCTGATCCGCGAATTCTGGCGCTGCATCACCCTGCTGCCCGCCGTGCTGGGCCGCGAGGAACGGCTGGTGGCCGTGCAGGGTCTGGCGGTGGAGCTGGGGCTGGTCACGGACCTGCTCGTCACCGGGTCCGGGGCGGTCCGCGACCGGGGGGTCAAACATTTGAACGCCTTCCTCCCGGTGGACGTCCGGCAGGATCTGGAAGCCACGCTGCTTCCGGCCGACCTGTCCGCTCAGGCGCTGGCCGACGCGCACCTGCGGCTGGCGCGGGTGGTGCAGGAGCAGGGGCGTTCACTGGCCGGACGCTGGGGATTCACGTATCCGACGGAACTGGAACACGCCGCCCTGAGCTACGCCGCACAGGAACTGGAAAGGCTGGGCGTCGCGGTGAATGTTGTACGTCTCTCCTGA
- a CDS encoding dipeptidase, whose amino-acid sequence MTSTRAIPIFDGHNDTVQRLAEYREGGNDFLRRSTRGHLDLPRAREGGLFGGLFALMAHPDQPPQDDLTITGNGYEVRLAGPLDPDEARRQITGQMASLFRLEGRAAGQVRIARTADEVEAACREGVFAMVLHLEGAEAIDPRLDCLEVLARAGLRSLGPVWSRPNVFGHGVPFAYPRSPDTGPGLTPEGRALVRACNRLGVMLDVSHLNERGFWDVAALSDAPLVATHSNAHAVCPSTRNLTDQQLDAIRESDGLVGFNFAVNDVRPDAHLLADTPLDVVVRHLDYLVTRLGVDRVAFGSDFDGAVVPDVIGDASRLPHLIGALRTHGYDETTLRKLASENWRRVFRQTWK is encoded by the coding sequence ATGACTTCCACACGTGCCATCCCCATCTTCGACGGACACAACGACACCGTGCAGCGCCTCGCCGAGTACCGGGAGGGCGGCAACGACTTCCTGCGCCGGTCCACCCGGGGTCACCTGGACCTGCCGCGTGCCCGGGAGGGCGGCCTCTTCGGCGGCCTGTTCGCCCTGATGGCCCACCCCGATCAGCCCCCCCAGGACGACCTGACGATCACCGGGAACGGGTATGAGGTGCGGCTGGCCGGTCCCCTTGACCCCGACGAGGCGCGGCGGCAGATCACCGGCCAGATGGCCTCCCTGTTTCGCCTGGAGGGGCGCGCCGCGGGACAGGTGCGAATCGCCCGAACCGCTGACGAGGTGGAGGCCGCGTGCCGGGAAGGCGTGTTCGCCATGGTGCTGCACCTGGAGGGCGCTGAGGCCATCGACCCGCGGCTCGACTGCCTGGAGGTGCTGGCCCGGGCGGGGCTGCGCTCGCTCGGGCCAGTCTGGAGCCGCCCGAACGTCTTCGGCCACGGGGTGCCCTTCGCGTACCCGCGCTCGCCCGACACCGGCCCGGGCCTGACCCCCGAGGGCCGGGCGCTGGTGCGGGCCTGCAACCGGCTGGGCGTGATGCTCGACGTCTCGCACCTCAACGAGCGCGGCTTCTGGGACGTGGCCGCGCTCTCGGACGCGCCGCTGGTGGCGACGCATTCCAACGCGCACGCGGTGTGCCCATCGACCCGCAACCTCACCGACCAGCAGCTCGACGCTATCCGGGAGTCGGACGGCCTGGTGGGCTTCAACTTCGCGGTGAATGACGTGCGGCCCGACGCCCACCTCCTGGCCGACACGCCCCTCGACGTGGTGGTGCGGCACCTGGACTACCTCGTGACGCGGCTGGGCGTGGACCGGGTGGCCTTCGGGTCGGACTTCGACGGGGCGGTGGTGCCGGACGTTATCGGAGACGCGAGCCGACTGCCGCACCTGATCGGCGCGCTGCGGACGCACGGGTATGACGAGACGACCCTGCGGAAGCTGGCCTCCGAGAACTGGCGGCGGGTGTTTCGCCAGACCTGGAAGTAG